The Apium graveolens cultivar Ventura chromosome 6, ASM990537v1, whole genome shotgun sequence genome contains a region encoding:
- the LOC141665279 gene encoding uncharacterized protein LOC141665279, with product MTGLLILSSSLNPRDGYKSFNIENICKLVENFYPGNFLGDEKIHLKCELQHYGLDVPVHPDLKNLSTPGDLCHGFVTTEKAYMYPLVDRLLKLVLTLPASTATSERAFSAMKIVKTCPRNRMEDEFLIAYLFLYIEKEIAEIISIDEIINSFYLIKERHTHLK from the coding sequence ATGACAGGGCTTCTTATTTTAAGTTCATCACTAAATCCTAGGGATGGTTACAAGTCTTTCAATATAGAGAACATTTGCAAGCTAGTTGAAAATTTTTATCCAGGAAATTTTTTGGGAGATGAAAAAATCCATTTAAAGTGTGAACTACAACATTATGGCTTAGATGTTCCTGTTCATCCAGATTTGAAGAATCTATCTACTCCTGGTGATTTATGTCATGGATTTGTAACCACGGAAAAAGCTTACATGTATCCATTAGTTGATAGACTATTAAAGCTTGTCTTGACTCTTCCTGCATCTACTGCAACATCTGAACGAGCTTTTTCAGCTATGAAAATTGTAAAAACATGCCCTCGAAATAGAATGGAAGATGAGTTTCTCATAGCTTATTTGTTTCTATATATTGAAAAAGAAATTGCGGAGATCATTTCTATTGACGAGATCAttaattcattttatttaatCAAAGAAAGGCACACACATCTCAAATAA